The window TGCCGAAGCCCTAGGGCAATGGGTTATTGGCAAGTCATTTTCAGATGTGGTCAACAGTTTGTTAGATCCTAGCTTGCTGGAGGACACTTTTCTCCTGAGAGAGGTGTTAACCCGATTGAAGAGCCAAGGACGCTTTAAATACAGTCGGCTGTTCGCGATCGGACTATACACACTGTTAGAGTTGGCTAACCCCGAGTTTTCAAAGGACGAAAACTGTCAAACGGAAGTATTTACCAAGCTCTGTAAAGAACTGAACTTACCACTTGACAAGCTCAAAAAAGACGTTTCTCTGTATCGCAGCAACTTGGAAAAACTAGCGCAAGCTCAGCAGGTGATGGCAGACATTCTCAGGGCTGATCGTAAACAGAAAGAGCGCCGCACCTCTGGACAAGACAAATCAGTTACCTCACCCACCGAATCAACCTCGGATCCAGCAAAATTGGAATCCTAGTCAACACTTACAGAGGGAGAGCTATGCAGCGCCTTATACAATTCGTTAGACTCTATACTAGTCGTGGTGATGATTAGCTTGCTGATGGTTGCAATCAGTTACACTAGCAGTCACGCCAGCCGACAGCTAGTTGCTCTAGGGGCACCTGCCTGGGGGCAGTAGTTTACAGTTGCGTTCTGTAATCAATCCATGAGTACCTTAAAACTTTTGTCTGGTGAGGAACTGAGTGCTGCTCTGCTCCAACTTAATGGTTGGAGTATTGAGAATGGCAAGCTCCACCGTAAGTTTCAGTTTGCCTCATTTGTGGAGGCATTTGGGTTTATGACCAGTTTGGCGCTGGTGGCAGAAGGTATGGGACATCACCCGGAATGGTTTAATGTCTACAACCGGGTGACGATTGACCTAACTACCCATGATGCCGGGGGCATTACTAATTTAGATATTGAGTTTGCAAAGAAGGCAGATGAATTGGCACGTTAAGATTGCGGCCTGGTTATGGGGTTGCATAGCTGGTCTTTTGCTGTGGGGTGGATGGTTACCGTCAGCAGCCAATGCTGCTACGACAGTTGACCTCGCTCGTCAACCTGTGATTGAACAGGCAGTCAGTCTAGGCACCAGTGACAATCGGTTTGTATTTGTGCCTGACCACTTAACGTTTAAGGTCGGCGATCGCTACAAGCTGGTGCTGTCTAACCCTAGCACCCAAAAGCACTATTTCACCGCTAAAGATTTTGCTGATAGCATCTGGACTCAGAAGGTCGATGCCGGTAAGGTTGAAATTAAAGGGGCTATCCATGATTTGGAACTAAAGCCCGGAGCAAGTGCTGATTGGGTGTTTGTTCCCATGAAATCAGGCACTTACTCTCTGCGATGTTCTATTCCTGGTCATGCCGAAGCAGGTATGGTGGGAACGCTTGCTATTGTCGTCAACTAGACACCTAGCTTGACTAGCGATTCGGTTGATTGTTGGCCTGTTGAGCAGGGTTGGCAAGGGCAGTCGCTCGCAGTGTCATCACGGCTCGCAGGTATTGCGGATCTTGCCACGTGCCGATAAGTTCAGGATTTTGGCCTAGGAATTGCTGCTGCTCTGAACTTAGGTCAACCAACACATCTGGTGTAATCCCCTTTTTGCTAATGTCAGTGCCATTAGGTGTGTAGTAGTGGGCGATCGTCACCGCAATCCCTGACCCATCAGACAGAGAGCGTACCGACTGCACCAAGGCCTTACCAAAGGTTTTGCTGCCCACGACGATCGCTCGTCGGTTATCCTTCAGTGCTCCCGTTAAAATCTCACTAGAACTGGCAGAGTTACCATCGACCAACACAGCTAGGGGTAGATCTGTCAGTGCTGTTTGATTAGCGCGTATTTCTTCCCCTTTACCGCCCCGA is drawn from Cyanobacteriota bacterium and contains these coding sequences:
- a CDS encoding S41 family peptidase, translated to NHNIGYIRLADFSSHASSQMRRAINNLKRQGVDAFVLDLRGNPGGLLYASIEISRMWMNSGAIVRTVDRGGKGEEIRANQTALTDLPLAVLVDGNSASSSEILTGALKDNRRAIVVGSKTFGKALVQSVRSLSDGSGIAVTIAHYYTPNGTDISKKGITPDVLVDLSSEQQQFLGQNPELIGTWQDPQYLRAVMTLRATALANPAQQANNQPNR
- a CDS encoding plastocyanin/azurin family copper-binding protein is translated as MNWHVKIAAWLWGCIAGLLLWGGWLPSAANAATTVDLARQPVIEQAVSLGTSDNRFVFVPDHLTFKVGDRYKLVLSNPSTQKHYFTAKDFADSIWTQKVDAGKVEIKGAIHDLELKPGASADWVFVPMKSGTYSLRCSIPGHAEAGMVGTLAIVVN
- a CDS encoding 4a-hydroxytetrahydrobiopterin dehydratase, with product MSTLKLLSGEELSAALLQLNGWSIENGKLHRKFQFASFVEAFGFMTSLALVAEGMGHHPEWFNVYNRVTIDLTTHDAGGITNLDIEFAKKADELAR
- the psb29 gene encoding photosystem II biogenesis protein Psp29, with amino-acid sequence MNTVRTVSDAKRTFYTLHTRPISSIYRRVIDELMVEMHLLSVNVDFSYDPIYGFGVVSAFDRFMQGYRPEADVASIFNALCRSVEGDPQVYRRDAEALGQWVIGKSFSDVVNSLLDPSLLEDTFLLREVLTRLKSQGRFKYSRLFAIGLYTLLELANPEFSKDENCQTEVFTKLCKELNLPLDKLKKDVSLYRSNLEKLAQAQQVMADILRADRKQKERRTSGQDKSVTSPTESTSDPAKLES